ACCCAGTCGAACGCATCGCCGATGGTCTTGTCGAACTGCCCGATCTGCCAGGAGCCGGACTCGTACATCACGACCTGCGCGTTCTTGAACTCGTCATTGGCCCCCCGGTAGGCAGTGCCGGCGACCGAGCCCCAGAGTTCCTTCGACATCACGCCGTTCTTGTGCCAGTCGAAGACGAGCTGCGCGCCTTTCTTGAACCCTTCGTCGACGACGGCGGGCTCGCCCTTGTCGTTGAACAGCTTTGCGCCCTGCGTGATGGCGAGGCTGAAGAATCGATGGCCGGACCGGTCGATGGCGACTGGGAACGGCGCCTTCACCTTGGCCGCAACATCCTTCGCGGCTTTCGCCCATTCCTCCCAGGTCGCCTTCGGACCCGGCATGGGAACGTTTGCCTGCTCGAACAGGGTCTTGTTCACGAACGGACCCGTCAGGGTGAGCTGGGTCATGAAGCCCGGGATCGAGGTCGTGTCGCCCGGAACCCGCATCCATTCGAGGAAGGGCCCGAAATTGGTCTCGAAATAGGCCGGGTCCTTCAGATGAGGACGCAGGTCCAGCATGTAGCGCGCCACGCCTCCGAGATCCGCGACGCGCGCGAGGTCCGGCCCCTGCCCGGCCGCGAGCTGGACCGGCAGGTTCTCGTTGATGGCTTTGAACGGGACCTGATCGAGAACGACCTTGATGCCTTTGTTCTGCTCCTCGAACCGGCGCAGGAGATCGGACATGACCTCGCCCTCGTTTCCGTCCGAGTACCAGGTCATTCGCAGCGTCGTTTGAGCTTGAGCATTGCCGGCTCCAAGGCTCGCTGCGAGTAAGGCGCAGCCCAGGAGCATCGTTGTCCTCTTCATCGTTTCCTCCCTCTTGTATTCTTATCGAACGTCGAGATTTGCTCGGATCTGTGGCGCCACGGGGGCATCAGATCTCATTGAAGCCCTTCTCCTTCGGACGGCGCCATCCTCGCGGCGGAGGAGTTCGCCGAACTTGGATCGGGCCGGACTTTACTCAAGTCGCGCACCAGTCCGTGACTGCTTGCCGGCGGCCTATCCGCCATGGCGCAAGCAACCTGTTGCCGGCACTAACGCCGATCTTGCGCTTGGAATTTGGCAAACGTTTGCCTAAACTGTCTATCAGCCTTTGGTCTAAGCAACCTTGTGAGTGCATGAGGGCTCTCGACAGGACAGGCGAATGTGGTGAACAAGATGGCATGAACAAGCAGAAACCCATCAGCCAGGAACCTGTTTCACTGGCAACGGTAGCGGCTCAG
This region of Microvirga mediterraneensis genomic DNA includes:
- a CDS encoding ABC transporter substrate-binding protein gives rise to the protein MKRTTMLLGCALLAASLGAGNAQAQTTLRMTWYSDGNEGEVMSDLLRRFEEQNKGIKVVLDQVPFKAINENLPVQLAAGQGPDLARVADLGGVARYMLDLRPHLKDPAYFETNFGPFLEWMRVPGDTTSIPGFMTQLTLTGPFVNKTLFEQANVPMPGPKATWEEWAKAAKDVAAKVKAPFPVAIDRSGHRFFSLAITQGAKLFNDKGEPAVVDEGFKKGAQLVFDWHKNGVMSKELWGSVAGTAYRGANDEFKNAQVVMYESGSWQIGQFDKTIGDAFDWVAVPTPCGPANCSGMPGGAALVAIKTTQHPQEVARLVEFLASEPIAAEFYERSLFVPGHLGIAKKGLEYKSATSQGKAALKVFNEGVAQLSPVATKLQGYVHNRVIFNAVISRLGQAIAGESTLDEAYQRIESDVQQQIAERTRK